A single Pseudomonas putida DNA region contains:
- a CDS encoding sarcosine oxidase subunit gamma: MSAINVFQQNPGSDAKAQSPLHHADLASLVGKGRKNAGVTLRERKFLGHLTLRGDGHNPEFAAGVHKALGLELPVALTVVANNEMSLQWVGPDEWLLIVPGGQELAVEQKLRAALDGQHIQVVNVSGGQSLLELRGPNVREVLMKSTSYDVHPNNFPVGKAVGTVFAKSQLVIRRTAEDTWELVIRRSFADYWWLWLQDASAEYGLSIEA; this comes from the coding sequence ATGAGCGCTATCAACGTCTTCCAGCAAAACCCCGGCAGCGATGCCAAGGCCCAGTCGCCACTGCACCACGCCGACCTGGCCAGCCTGGTCGGCAAGGGCCGCAAGAACGCAGGCGTGACCCTGCGTGAACGCAAGTTCCTCGGCCACCTGACCCTGCGTGGCGATGGCCACAACCCGGAATTCGCCGCCGGCGTGCACAAGGCCCTGGGCCTGGAGCTGCCGGTTGCCCTGACCGTGGTCGCCAACAACGAGATGTCGTTGCAATGGGTAGGCCCGGATGAGTGGCTGCTGATCGTGCCCGGCGGCCAGGAGCTGGCAGTGGAGCAGAAGCTTCGTGCGGCCCTTGACGGCCAGCACATCCAGGTGGTCAACGTCAGCGGCGGGCAGAGCCTGCTGGAGCTGCGCGGCCCGAACGTGCGCGAAGTACTGATGAAGTCCACCAGCTATGATGTTCACCCGAACAACTTCCCGGTGGGCAAGGCAGTCGGCACCGTGTTCGCCAAGTCGCAACTGGTGATCCGCCGTACCGCCGAAGACACCTGGGAGTTGGTGATTCGCCGCAGCTTCGCCGACTACTGGTGGCTGTGGCTGCAGGACGCTTCGGCCGAATACGGCCTGAGCATCGAGGCTTAA
- the purU gene encoding formyltetrahydrofolate deformylase → MSRAPDTWILTADCPSMLGTVDVVTRFLYEQRCYVTEHHSFDDRQSGRFFIRVEFRQPDDFDEAGFRAGLAERSEAFGMAFELTAPNHRPKVVIMVSKADHCLNDLLYRQRIGQLGMDVVAVVSNHPDLEPLAHWHKIPYYHFALDPNDKAGQERKVLQVIEETGAELVILARYMQVLSPELCRRLDGWAINIHHSLLPGFKGAKPYHQAYNKGVKMVGATAHYINNDLDEGPIIAQGVEVVDHSHYPEDLIAKGRDIECLTLARAVGYHIERRVFLNANRTVVL, encoded by the coding sequence ATGAGTCGGGCACCGGATACCTGGATTCTCACCGCCGACTGCCCGAGCATGCTCGGCACCGTCGACGTGGTGACGCGTTTCCTCTACGAGCAGCGCTGCTACGTGACGGAGCACCACTCCTTCGATGACCGGCAGTCGGGGCGCTTCTTCATTCGCGTCGAATTCCGCCAGCCGGACGATTTTGACGAGGCGGGCTTCCGGGCCGGCCTGGCTGAACGCAGCGAAGCGTTCGGCATGGCCTTCGAGCTGACCGCACCCAATCACCGCCCCAAGGTGGTGATCATGGTGTCCAAGGCCGACCACTGCCTGAATGACTTGCTGTACCGCCAGCGCATCGGGCAGCTGGGCATGGACGTGGTCGCGGTGGTGTCCAACCACCCAGACCTCGAACCCTTGGCGCACTGGCACAAGATTCCGTACTACCACTTCGCACTCGACCCCAACGACAAGGCCGGGCAAGAGCGCAAGGTGCTGCAAGTGATCGAGGAGACCGGCGCCGAGCTGGTGATCCTTGCCCGTTACATGCAGGTGCTGTCGCCTGAGCTGTGCCGGCGCCTGGATGGCTGGGCGATCAACATTCACCACTCGTTGCTGCCCGGGTTCAAGGGCGCCAAGCCTTATCACCAGGCGTACAACAAGGGCGTGAAAATGGTTGGCGCCACAGCGCACTACATCAACAACGACCTCGATGAAGGGCCGATCATTGCCCAGGGTGTCGAGGTGGTGGACCACAGCCATTACCCCGAGGACCTGATTGCCAAGGGGCGCGACATCGAATGCCTGACCCTGGCGCGGGCGGTGGGGTATCACATCGAACGGCGGGTGTTCCTCAACGCCAACCGGACTGTGGTGCTTTAA
- the fdhA gene encoding formaldehyde dehydrogenase, glutathione-independent: MSGNRGVVYLGAGKVEVQKIDYPKMQDPRGKKIEHGVILKVVSTNICGSDQHMVRGRTTAQVGLVLGHEITGEIVELGRDVERLKIGDLVSVPFNVACGRCRSCKEMHTGVCLTVNPARAGGAYGYVDMGDWTGGQAEYVLVPYADFNLLKLPDRDKAMEKIRDLTCLSDILPTGYHGAVTAGVGPGSTVYVAGAGPVGLAAAASARLLGAACVIVGDLNPARLAHAKSQGFEVVDLSKDTPLHEQIVDILGEPEVDCAVDAVGFEARGHGHEGAKHEAPATVLNSLMQVTRVAGSIGIPGLYVTEDPGAVDAAAKIGALSIRFGLGWAKSHSFHTGQTPTMKYNRQLMQAIMWDRINIAEVVGVQVINLDQAPEGYGEFDAGVPKKFVIDPHKMWGAA; encoded by the coding sequence ATGTCTGGCAATCGTGGAGTGGTGTATCTCGGCGCTGGCAAGGTCGAAGTACAGAAGATCGACTACCCGAAAATGCAAGACCCACGCGGCAAGAAGATCGAGCACGGCGTGATCCTCAAGGTGGTCTCCACCAACATCTGCGGCTCCGACCAGCACATGGTCCGCGGCCGTACCACTGCCCAGGTCGGCCTGGTCCTGGGCCACGAAATCACCGGTGAAATCGTCGAGCTGGGGCGTGACGTAGAACGCCTGAAGATCGGTGACCTGGTGTCGGTACCGTTCAACGTCGCCTGCGGGCGCTGCCGCTCGTGCAAAGAGATGCACACCGGTGTCTGCCTCACCGTCAACCCGGCCCGCGCCGGCGGTGCCTACGGCTATGTCGACATGGGCGACTGGACCGGCGGCCAGGCCGAGTACGTGCTGGTGCCGTACGCCGACTTCAACCTGCTGAAACTGCCGGACCGCGACAAGGCCATGGAAAAGATCCGTGACCTGACCTGCCTGTCCGACATTCTGCCGACCGGCTACCACGGCGCCGTGACTGCCGGCGTAGGCCCAGGCAGCACCGTTTACGTAGCCGGTGCCGGCCCGGTCGGCCTGGCCGCCGCCGCCTCGGCCCGCCTGCTGGGCGCCGCCTGCGTGATCGTCGGCGACCTCAACCCAGCCCGTCTGGCCCACGCCAAGTCCCAGGGCTTTGAAGTGGTCGACCTGTCCAAGGACACCCCGCTGCACGAGCAGATCGTCGACATCCTCGGTGAGCCGGAAGTGGACTGCGCCGTCGACGCCGTCGGTTTCGAGGCCCGCGGCCATGGCCACGAAGGTGCCAAGCATGAGGCACCGGCCACCGTGCTGAACTCGCTGATGCAAGTTACCCGCGTTGCCGGCAGCATTGGTATCCCTGGGCTGTACGTGACCGAAGACCCGGGCGCGGTGGATGCCGCCGCCAAGATCGGCGCGCTGAGCATCCGCTTCGGCCTGGGCTGGGCCAAGTCGCACAGCTTCCATACCGGCCAGACCCCGACCATGAAGTACAACCGCCAGCTGATGCAGGCGATCATGTGGGACCGGATCAACATTGCCGAAGTGGTGGGTGTGCAGGTGATCAACCTGGATCAGGCACCGGAAGGGTATGGCGAGTTCGATGCAGGCGTGCCGAAGAAGTTTGTGATCGACCCGCACAAGATGTGGGGCGCGGCTTGA
- a CDS encoding DUF3077 domain-containing protein: MTSDNTKTTVGKTFFYQGEGHTHPLFCIAPGIPCQSAREQASELMGYVRDLTIDGLMDNKPQLLWASHYLSALAKALMDDAELGMMR; the protein is encoded by the coding sequence ATGACCAGCGACAACACCAAGACCACCGTAGGCAAGACATTTTTCTACCAGGGCGAAGGCCACACCCACCCGCTGTTCTGCATTGCCCCGGGCATTCCCTGCCAGAGCGCACGCGAACAGGCTTCAGAGCTGATGGGCTATGTGCGGGATTTGACCATTGACGGCCTGATGGACAACAAGCCGCAGTTACTTTGGGCTTCACATTATCTAAGCGCGTTGGCCAAGGCGCTGATGGATGATGCAGAGTTGGGGATGATGCGCTGA
- a CDS encoding RHS repeat-associated core domain-containing protein encodes MTGKQQNEPTEALSESPQALLASTLRFYQGDRLATEKSLQGSHRIMWSDESAVAQHNNVQSAKLLRTDLSGSVIGMQLSHMVYAPYGHRATDEMAPLIGFNGQREEISAGGYLLGNGRRLYNTKLMRFTSQDELSPFGKGGSNSYSYCQGDPINWEDPSGNFMRAFQSILRSVTRHLIKFGTDGLHSRKLVQAPTSVIAQPKAGAPSTLNRGIQRSPAGIIAESTHTFTSKSATADFTSTSVNSKNTPAIIEPTKKPDIQFSYRSPYRTQIFPSRVSGLFQVIVSVGVGTGGYFLIKHLVNEARK; translated from the coding sequence ATGACGGGCAAACAGCAGAACGAACCGACAGAAGCGCTCAGCGAATCACCACAAGCGTTGCTGGCATCGACTCTCCGCTTTTACCAAGGCGACCGACTTGCAACTGAAAAATCCTTGCAGGGCAGCCACCGAATAATGTGGTCGGACGAGTCAGCAGTTGCACAGCATAACAATGTGCAATCGGCAAAACTGTTGCGGACCGATCTCTCAGGCTCGGTTATCGGTATGCAACTTTCCCACATGGTGTACGCACCATATGGGCATCGTGCGACGGATGAAATGGCGCCCCTGATTGGCTTCAATGGACAACGAGAGGAAATATCCGCAGGCGGATACCTACTCGGAAATGGGCGCCGGCTTTATAACACTAAACTAATGCGATTTACCTCTCAGGACGAACTTAGCCCTTTTGGGAAGGGCGGATCAAATTCTTATAGCTACTGCCAAGGCGACCCAATCAACTGGGAAGACCCATCGGGCAATTTCATGCGAGCATTCCAATCAATATTGAGATCCGTCACACGCCACCTTATTAAATTTGGTACAGATGGACTGCATAGCAGAAAATTAGTACAAGCGCCTACATCTGTCATAGCGCAGCCGAAAGCAGGTGCACCCTCAACTCTGAACAGAGGCATCCAGCGCTCACCAGCTGGAATTATAGCTGAATCGACTCATACATTTACTTCTAAATCTGCTACAGCGGATTTTACCAGCACATCAGTTAATAGCAAAAACACCCCCGCCATCATTGAGCCTACTAAAAAACCCGACATACAGTTTAGCTATCGTAGCCCTTACCGGACCCAAATATTTCCAAGTCGCGTGAGCGGACTATTCCAGGTCATCGTTAGCGTAGGCGTGGGAACTGGCGGCTACTTTTTGATTAAACACTTAGTCAACGAAGCCAGAAAATAA
- a CDS encoding DUF2780 domain-containing protein codes for MKAFTLATLMTLAASPVFAFNLSDAANAVSAMQTQKQQGQVQAPEGQANLLNTLGSQLNITPEQAVGGAGAMLGLARNNLSSDDYGQLTKAVPGLDLLSGANALGGLSGLGELLGSDKGSQSALDKALGNDVENRGDLDNAFKALGMDTGMIGQFAPLILQYLGQQGIAGSLLQNLGSLWTTPAPLTQPSV; via the coding sequence ATGAAAGCATTCACCCTGGCAACCCTGATGACCCTGGCCGCAAGCCCGGTGTTCGCCTTCAACCTCAGTGACGCCGCCAACGCCGTCTCCGCCATGCAGACCCAGAAGCAACAAGGTCAGGTACAAGCGCCGGAAGGGCAGGCCAATCTGCTCAACACCCTGGGCAGCCAGTTGAACATCACCCCCGAACAAGCCGTTGGCGGGGCAGGGGCGATGCTGGGGCTGGCGCGCAACAACCTGAGCAGCGACGACTATGGCCAGCTGACCAAGGCGGTGCCGGGCCTGGACCTGCTGTCGGGCGCCAATGCCTTGGGCGGGCTGAGCGGGTTGGGTGAGTTGCTGGGCAGCGACAAGGGCAGCCAGTCGGCCCTGGACAAGGCGTTGGGCAACGATGTGGAGAACCGTGGCGACCTGGACAACGCGTTCAAGGCGCTGGGGATGGATACCGGGATGATCGGGCAGTTTGCGCCGTTGATTCTGCAGTACCTGGGGCAGCAGGGGATTGCCGGGTCGTTGTTGCAGAATCTGGGGAGTTTGTGGACTACTCCGGCGCCGTTGACACAACCTTCGGTCTGA
- a CDS encoding APC family permease has translation MANPPSSNSAQLRRVLGLPALVFFGLVYMVPLTIFTTYGIVTELTGGRTAGAYMVTLVAMLFTAASYSFMVKRFPVAGSAYSYTNMAFGPNVGFLAGWSLLLDYLFLPMINYLLIGLFLNIAFPAIPAWSIALASIVLVTVLNVVGIHSVAKTSNLIVGAQIVFIVVFVALSCQSLAGQPLDLLSPLMGDGSKPGFGAIMAGAAVLCLSFLGFDAVSTLAEECRDARRDVPRAIILTTLFAGLLFTVLAYVSQLVMPGTTFANADAAANEVMFKAGGQFLANFFTAAYVAGSLGSALASQAAVSRILFTMGRDNVLPRRSFGYLSPRFGTPVFAIALVSAFSLLALVIDLATLASLISFGALVAFSAVNLAVVKTHLMGEGAQRNLKGLLCYGAVPLVGLALTLWLWTSLSALTLVIGLCWFALGLAYLAVLTAGFRRPVRLVDFTEAA, from the coding sequence ATGGCCAACCCACCCAGCTCCAACTCCGCCCAACTGCGCCGCGTTCTCGGCCTCCCCGCCCTGGTGTTCTTCGGCCTGGTGTACATGGTCCCGCTGACCATCTTCACCACCTACGGCATCGTCACCGAACTCACCGGTGGCCGCACCGCCGGCGCCTACATGGTTACCCTGGTGGCCATGCTGTTCACCGCCGCGTCCTACAGCTTCATGGTCAAGCGCTTCCCGGTCGCGGGCTCGGCGTACTCCTACACCAACATGGCCTTCGGCCCCAACGTCGGCTTCCTCGCAGGCTGGTCGCTGCTGCTCGACTACCTGTTCCTGCCGATGATCAACTACCTGCTGATCGGCCTGTTCCTCAACATCGCCTTCCCCGCCATCCCGGCCTGGTCCATTGCCCTGGCTTCGATCGTGCTGGTGACGGTGCTCAACGTGGTCGGCATCCACTCGGTGGCCAAGACCAGCAACCTGATCGTCGGTGCGCAGATCGTCTTCATCGTGGTGTTTGTCGCGCTGTCCTGCCAGTCGCTGGCCGGCCAGCCGCTGGACCTGCTGTCGCCGCTGATGGGTGATGGTTCCAAGCCAGGTTTCGGCGCGATCATGGCCGGCGCGGCGGTACTGTGCCTGTCGTTCCTCGGCTTCGACGCCGTCTCGACCCTGGCCGAAGAATGCCGCGACGCACGCCGCGACGTGCCACGGGCGATCATCCTCACGACCCTGTTCGCCGGCCTGCTGTTCACCGTGCTGGCCTACGTCAGCCAGCTGGTCATGCCAGGCACCACCTTTGCAAATGCCGATGCGGCGGCCAACGAGGTGATGTTCAAGGCGGGCGGGCAGTTCCTGGCCAACTTCTTCACTGCAGCCTACGTTGCCGGCAGCCTCGGCTCGGCGCTGGCCTCCCAGGCGGCGGTGTCGCGCATCCTGTTCACCATGGGGCGCGACAACGTACTGCCTCGGCGCAGCTTCGGTTACCTGTCGCCACGCTTTGGCACACCGGTGTTCGCCATTGCCCTGGTGTCGGCGTTCTCACTGCTGGCATTGGTGATCGACCTGGCCACCCTGGCCTCGCTGATCAGCTTCGGTGCGCTGGTGGCGTTCTCGGCGGTGAACCTGGCGGTGGTGAAGACCCACCTGATGGGCGAAGGTGCGCAGCGCAACCTCAAAGGGCTGCTGTGCTATGGCGCGGTGCCGCTGGTGGGCTTGGCATTGACGTTGTGGCTGTGGACCAGCCTGTCGGCGCTGACCTTGGTGATTGGCCTGTGCTGGTTTGCCCTGGGTCTGGCGTACCTGGCCGTACTGACCGCCGGCTTCCGCCGCCCGGTGCGCCTGGTGGACTTCACCGAAGCTGCATGA
- a CDS encoding acyltransferase — protein sequence MRRLFTGILTTTLLLLNTVVMICPLLIFALLKLVLPGRGRDYSSAAVMWVAEAWSEIDKAIFALCIPTQWDIRGVENLRKDTSYLAVSNHQTWVDIPALIESLNRRTPFFKFFLKKELIWVPLLGLAWWGLDYPFMKRYSKAFLEKHPELKGKDLEITKAACELFKRQPVTVVNYLEGTRFTEAKQREQQSPYRYLLKPKAGGVAFVLAALGEQLDALLDVTIVYPGNQAPGFWALLNGSISRVIIDIQVRELDPALWDGDYENDPEFRQTVQAWVNQLWLEKDQRIELLRAEMN from the coding sequence ATGCGTCGCCTGTTTACCGGCATTCTTACGACCACCCTGCTGCTGCTCAACACCGTGGTGATGATCTGCCCGCTGTTGATCTTTGCCCTGCTCAAGCTGGTCTTGCCGGGCCGCGGCCGTGACTACTCCTCCGCTGCGGTGATGTGGGTCGCCGAGGCCTGGTCGGAAATCGACAAGGCCATCTTCGCCCTGTGCATCCCCACCCAGTGGGACATCCGCGGCGTCGAGAACCTGCGCAAGGACACCTCGTACCTGGCCGTCAGCAACCACCAGACCTGGGTCGACATCCCGGCGCTGATCGAAAGCCTCAACCGCCGCACGCCGTTCTTCAAGTTCTTCCTCAAGAAAGAGCTGATCTGGGTACCGCTGCTGGGCCTGGCCTGGTGGGGCCTGGATTACCCGTTCATGAAGCGCTACAGCAAGGCCTTCCTCGAAAAGCACCCAGAGCTAAAGGGCAAGGACCTGGAGATCACCAAGGCCGCCTGCGAGCTGTTCAAGCGCCAGCCGGTGACAGTGGTCAACTACCTGGAAGGCACCCGCTTCACCGAGGCCAAGCAGCGCGAGCAGCAATCGCCCTACCGCTACCTGCTCAAGCCCAAGGCCGGCGGCGTGGCATTCGTGCTGGCGGCGCTGGGCGAGCAGCTGGACGCGCTGCTGGACGTGACCATCGTCTATCCCGGCAACCAGGCACCGGGGTTCTGGGCCTTGCTCAATGGCAGCATCAGCCGGGTGATTATCGACATTCAGGTGCGTGAACTGGACCCGGCGTTATGGGATGGGGATTACGAGAATGATCCTGAGTTCCGGCAGACCGTGCAGGCCTGGGTGAACCAGCTGTGGCTTGAAAAGGATCAGCGCATTGAGCTGCTTCGCGCAGAAATGAACTGA
- a CDS encoding ATP-dependent zinc protease, translated as MKSLLALLSLLALPVMAAEPTLYGRYENIKLPELGQTLKAKLDTGAWTASLSAKDIELFTRDGEEWVRFRLATKDSDGKVYEHQVSRISKIKGRADEEDEGDAPEISKRPVVDLEMCLGGVKRTMEVNLVDRSHFNYPLLVGSKALREFKAAVNPAKKFTAGKPDC; from the coding sequence GTGAAATCCCTGCTTGCCCTGTTATCGCTGTTGGCGCTGCCGGTCATGGCCGCCGAACCCACGCTCTATGGCCGTTACGAGAACATCAAGCTGCCCGAGCTTGGCCAGACCCTGAAAGCCAAGCTGGATACCGGTGCCTGGACCGCCTCGCTGTCGGCCAAGGACATCGAGTTGTTCACCCGCGATGGCGAGGAGTGGGTACGTTTCCGCCTGGCGACCAAGGACTCCGACGGCAAGGTCTATGAGCACCAGGTCTCGCGCATCAGCAAGATCAAGGGCCGTGCCGATGAGGAGGATGAGGGTGATGCACCGGAAATCTCCAAGCGGCCGGTGGTCGACCTGGAGATGTGCCTGGGGGGTGTGAAACGCACCATGGAGGTCAACCTGGTGGACCGCAGCCACTTCAATTACCCGCTGCTGGTGGGCTCCAAGGCGCTGCGCGAGTTCAAGGCGGCGGTCAACCCGGCCAAGAAGTTTACTGCTGGCAAGCCTGACTGCTGA
- a CDS encoding glutathione S-transferase, with product MSTMTLFHSPLSPFVRKVMVVLHETGQLQRVSLQPVNISPVNGDEQLNQGNPIGKIPALRLDDGTVLHDSRVICEYLDLQHVGLPLLPREGSARWRRMTLVSQADAIMDAAVSSRYESFLRPEEKRWDGWLEAQTDKIRRSLANLEQEHLAELASGFDLAAIGVACALGYLDLRQPHFGWRERQPGLAAWYAQVSQRPSMVATAPLA from the coding sequence ATGAGCACGATGACCCTGTTCCACTCGCCACTGTCGCCCTTCGTGCGCAAGGTCATGGTGGTTCTGCACGAGACCGGCCAGCTGCAGCGCGTGAGCCTGCAACCGGTGAACATCAGCCCGGTGAACGGCGACGAGCAGCTCAACCAGGGCAACCCGATCGGCAAGATCCCGGCCCTGCGCCTGGATGACGGCACCGTGCTGCACGACAGCCGGGTGATCTGCGAGTACCTCGACCTGCAACACGTCGGCCTGCCACTGCTGCCGCGCGAGGGCTCGGCGCGCTGGCGGCGCATGACGCTGGTTTCGCAGGCCGATGCGATTATGGATGCGGCGGTGTCCAGCCGCTACGAGAGCTTCCTGCGGCCTGAAGAAAAGCGCTGGGATGGCTGGCTTGAAGCGCAGACCGACAAGATCCGCCGTAGCCTGGCCAACCTTGAGCAGGAACATCTGGCAGAGCTGGCGTCAGGGTTCGATCTCGCCGCGATTGGCGTGGCCTGTGCGCTGGGGTATCTGGACCTGCGTCAGCCGCATTTCGGCTGGCGTGAGCGCCAGCCTGGGCTGGCGGCGTGGTATGCCCAGGTGAGCCAGCGACCGTCGATGGTCGCGACTGCCCCGCTGGCCTGA
- the msrA gene encoding peptide-methionine (S)-S-oxide reductase MsrA, translating into MVLRSEILVNKNVMPTAEQALPGRETPMQLPEFHYVFEGTPLLGPFFEGAIDFAIFGLGCFWGAERRFWQREGVVSTVVGYAGGFTPNPTYEEVCSGLTGHTEVVLVVFDKDRVSYQELLAMFWELHNPTQGMRQGNDVGTQYRSAIYCTSPEQLEQAKASRDAFQAELSKAGYGEITTEIDQAPTVYFAEAYHQQYLAKNPDGYCGIGGTGVCLPPSLQGN; encoded by the coding sequence ATGGTCCTGCGTTCGGAAATCCTGGTGAACAAAAACGTCATGCCAACTGCGGAGCAGGCCCTGCCTGGCCGCGAGACGCCCATGCAGCTGCCCGAGTTCCACTACGTGTTCGAAGGCACCCCGCTGCTCGGCCCGTTCTTCGAAGGTGCCATCGACTTCGCCATCTTCGGCCTGGGCTGCTTCTGGGGCGCCGAGCGCCGCTTCTGGCAGCGTGAAGGCGTGGTCAGCACCGTGGTCGGCTACGCTGGCGGCTTTACCCCGAACCCGACCTACGAAGAAGTCTGCTCGGGCCTGACCGGCCACACCGAAGTAGTGCTGGTGGTGTTCGACAAGGACCGGGTCAGCTACCAGGAGCTGCTGGCGATGTTCTGGGAGCTGCACAACCCGACCCAGGGCATGCGCCAAGGCAACGATGTCGGCACCCAGTATCGCTCGGCCATCTACTGCACCAGCCCTGAACAGCTGGAGCAGGCCAAGGCCAGCCGCGACGCCTTCCAGGCCGAGCTGAGCAAGGCCGGCTACGGCGAAATCACCACCGAGATCGACCAGGCACCGACCGTGTACTTTGCCGAGGCCTACCACCAGCAGTACCTGGCCAAGAACCCGGACGGCTACTGCGGCATCGGCGGCACCGGCGTGTGCCTGCCACCGAGCCTGCAGGGCAACTGA